DNA sequence from the Leptospira limi genome:
TTGAAAGTTTAGTGGGAGAAAATTTAGAATCTTATTCCCTTCAAGTCGCAGAACGATCAAAAATTGGCCAAAAAGGAAAAGACAATGGGGTGCTAGTGCTCCTTTCGGTAGGTGATCGTAAGGTAAGGATAGAAGTTGGTTATGGATTAGAGGAAACTTTAACAGACGCATTGTGCAATCGAATCATCAAAAACATCATGATTCCCGAATTCAAAAAAGGAGATATTCCAAACGGGATTCTGCTTGGTTATGATGCAATTGCATTGATACTATTTGGAGATGCTGATTCCAATCCCAATTTACAAACGAATTTTCCAGATGGCATCGGTACAACTATTTCCAATGACAATACAGTAACAAACATTGGAATTTCGATCGTTGTGATCGTAGTTGCTGGTATCGTATATTTCCTTTTGACTGATAGGAAAAAATTCAAACGTAAAATTTGGTTGGATGTATTGTATGGTGGAGTTGTCGTATCAGGACTTATCTACTTCTTACCAGATGCAGTTTTTTATTTTTTCTGCTTTGGGGTGATCGCATTCAATTTATATCTATTGTATGGGCGTTGGGACTTGTTATCGTATCTCTATTCGATCCTTTCGCTTCTTTTTTGGATCCCATTTTTACAATTCAGTTTTCATACCGAATGGATTGTCCTCTTTTGGATCATTGGTGTCATTGGATCCATCCTTTTGGTCATTAAACTCGCATTAGATGAAGTATTGATAACTTCCTACAAGGCGTTTGCCAAAAAATTAGGTTTTACTGGCAGTGGACTTTTTTTCCATACCCTTGCCATCCTTAGCTTATGGTTTAGTATTAATTCCTTTCTGAACCAAAAATCAATTTTTTACATAGTCTATTACCAAGGGCTTATTCTTTTTACCTTGTATGGATTTTCCATTTCAGTCTTCCAAAAACATGCCATCCGATATGGAATCTGTTTTCTCTTATGGTTGTCTGTCATTTATGGATTATACTTTTTTGGCCAATCCCATGAAAACATAGCTAAACAAATTGATTATAATACCTTATTCCAAAGTTTCCAATGGTTTTGTTGTTTGGTATTGGGTTTTGTCTTAGCAAATTCAATTCATGTGAAATCTTGGAAGACTAGGTCTTTGAAATATGGACTCATTTCTCTAGTTTGGACTTTTGGGTTTTCCATTGAATGTATCCTCGGATTCAGTGATCACTTTTCGGTAGCGATCTTTTTCTTGTCTTACTTTACCTTACTTATTTTGCATTTCTTTTATACAATTTGGGAAGAAAGTGACAGTAGTTCCTATTCCTCTTACTCATCAAGTTCAAGTTCTTCTAGTTATACAAGTTCATCAAGTTCCTATCGAACCAGCTCAAGTTCTAGTTCAAGTGGTGGTGGCGGAGGAAGTTTTGGAGGAGGAGGGAGTTCTGGAAGTTGGTAGTAAGAAATGATTGTTTATGAATTAATAACTCGCTTGCGGTAACGGATGTAAAACGGCTCGAAACTTGACTTGTTCCAAAATTTGACAGCTTCTTCGTTTTTTAAAATGGCTCGGAGTTCAATGGCGGGAATGTTTTTTTCCAAACACCAAAGATCCACATCTTTTAAGAGTTCTGTCATATACCCCTTTTTCTTTTTTCCTAGTTTGGTGACAGCAAGGTCAATGAAGAGACTTCTTTCTTCTTCGAGGTGAGGTTTTTCTTCAATCCTACCAATGACGAGTGAAACAAGTTCCTCTTCCACAAAAAATCCACGCATGTACACTTTCCCAGTACCGATCAATTTAAAATAGATATCAGTGAATTTGGTGGCAGCACGAGGACGAATGTGGAATAGACCATCTAACTCGAGTTCGTTTACCTTTCGGAAAAATTGATTCACGAGTTCGATGGTTTGGTTTCTATCGGATTCTATAAGATCTCGGATCAACTATACCATTCTTTGGATGAGGTAAGATTTGAGTTCAGAAACTGGAATTCTTTCTTGTTTCATCGAATCCCTTTCACGAATGGTAACGGTCCCATCACTCATGGTATCATAATCGACTGTGATACAAAATGGAGTTCCGATTTCATCATGGCGGCGGTAACGTTTTCCAATCGCACCACTTTCATCATAGTCAACATACCAATGGTTTCTTAAGTCTGCATAAATTTCTTTTGCTTTGGCATCAAGTCCGTCTTTTTTCATCAATGGGAAAATCGCAACCTTCATGGGGCTCACTCGTTTTCCAAAACGCAATACAGTTCGAATGTCATCTTTTTCTAATTTTTCTTCTTCATAAGCATCACATAACACGGCTAAGAAGAAGCGGTTGAGTCCAAGTGCTGGTTCGACAACATAGGGAAGGTATTTTTTCTTTTGGTCTAAGTCGTGATACTTCAAATCTTCAGAAGAAAATTTCTCATGTTG
Encoded proteins:
- a CDS encoding TPM domain-containing protein codes for the protein MLWNPKFSFQFLFTICLVHLICLTPVLAKEPKLLTSPITDEVGILSPSQITHLQSVISEIESKTGAQVFLYIIESLVGENLESYSLQVAERSKIGQKGKDNGVLVLLSVGDRKVRIEVGYGLEETLTDALCNRIIKNIMIPEFKKGDIPNGILLGYDAIALILFGDADSNPNLQTNFPDGIGTTISNDNTVTNIGISIVVIVVAGIVYFLLTDRKKFKRKIWLDVLYGGVVVSGLIYFLPDAVFYFFCFGVIAFNLYLLYGRWDLLSYLYSILSLLFWIPFLQFSFHTEWIVLFWIIGVIGSILLVIKLALDEVLITSYKAFAKKLGFTGSGLFFHTLAILSLWFSINSFLNQKSIFYIVYYQGLILFTLYGFSISVFQKHAIRYGICFLLWLSVIYGLYFFGQSHENIAKQIDYNTLFQSFQWFCCLVLGFVLANSIHVKSWKTRSLKYGLISLVWTFGFSIECILGFSDHFSVAIFFLSYFTLLILHFFYTIWEESDSSSYSSYSSSSSSSSYTSSSSSYRTSSSSSSSGGGGGSFGGGGSSGSW
- a CDS encoding GNAT family N-acetyltransferase; translated protein: MIRDLIESDRNQTIELVNQFFRKVNELELDGLFHIRPRAATKFTDIYFKLIGTGKVYMRGFFVEEELVSLVIGRIEEKPHLEEERSLFIDLAVTKLGKKKKGYMTELLKDVDLWCLEKNIPAIELRAILKNEEAVKFWNKSSFEPFYIRYRKRVINS